One Malus sylvestris chromosome 14, drMalSylv7.2, whole genome shotgun sequence DNA segment encodes these proteins:
- the LOC126600835 gene encoding 50S ribosomal protein L22, chloroplastic-like has product MAAWQRHLQSAIRQIGKRVECSYNPSANFSSYSSFSRLEGLLPYFQTLCKPSSPTISRPLHQYFQHLGISSSRNLRAEEAPLPSPLTPVLASNTATNEEHKQKSLTKPDKVQAILKGIKQSPKKVNLVAALVRGMRVEDALLQLQVTVKRASKTVYQVIHSARANATHNHGLDPDRLLVAEAFVGKGFFKKRLSYHAKGKCGVKVRPECRLTVVVREITPDEEAEIAKLKVKNFIKMTKRERKLVPHQLIETTPIWGRKGRSRDLEQNGVAS; this is encoded by the exons ATGGCGGCTTGGCAGAGGCATCTGCAATCAGCAATCCGTCAAATTGGCAAAAGGGTTGAATGTAGTTACAACCCTTCAGCCAATTTCTCTTCTTATTCTTCCTTTTCTCGCTTGGAGG GTCTATTGCCTTATTTCCAAACTCTTTgcaagccatcttctccaaccaTTTCAAGACCCCTTCATCAATATTTTCAGCACTTG GGAATTTCGAGTTCGAGAAACTTGAGAGCTGAGGAAGCGCCTCTTCCATCTCCATTGACTCCTGTTTTGGCATCAAATACTGCGACAAACGAAGAGCACAAGCAGAAATCGCTCACTAAACCTGATAAAGTTCAAGCGATCTTAAAGGGCATCAAACAG AGTCCTAAAAAGGTCAACTTGGTTGCTGCACTGGTACGCGGTATGCGTGTTGAAGATGCATTGTTGCAGTTGCAAGTGACAGTAAAGCGAGCTTCAAAAACTGTGTATCAG GTCATTCATTCAGCCCGAGCAAATGCAACTCATAATCATGGGTTAGATCCAGACCGTCTCCTTGTTG CTGAGGCTTTTGTTGGAAAGGGATTCTTCAAAAAGAGACTGTCCTACCATGCCAAAGGCAAATGTGGAGTTAAAGTGAGACCAGAATGCCGCCTTACGGTCGTAGTAAGGGAGATTACCCCTGACGAGGAGGCGGAGATAGCCAAACTGAAGGTTAAGAATTTCATTAAGATGACTAAGCGCGAAAGAAAGCTTGTTCCTCACCAGCTTATTGAGACAACTCCAATTTGGGGCCGCAAAGGCAGAAGTCGCGATCTtgaacaaaatggtgtggcttCATGA